The following coding sequences are from one Mesorhizobium onobrychidis window:
- a CDS encoding aspartate/glutamate racemase family protein: MDILVVNPNTTASMTEKIGEAARGAASAGTRIIAVNPKDGPPSVEGYFDEVFAIPGMIGEIQRHPAASACVIACFDDTGLDAVRCVGEMPVVGIGEAAFHMASLIAGKFSVVTTLSRSVPAIEHNLVRYGLASRCARVRASDVPVLELEVPGSNARHRISEEIERAIRDDRAEAIVLGCAGMADLAAALSREHGLPVLDGVACAVKLCESLVGLGLSTSKRGGYQVPLEKSFAGIFAPFSPSGRVS, from the coding sequence ATGGACATACTCGTCGTCAATCCCAACACCACCGCGTCCATGACCGAAAAGATCGGCGAGGCGGCGCGCGGCGCGGCTTCGGCCGGCACCAGGATCATCGCCGTCAATCCGAAGGACGGGCCGCCGAGCGTCGAAGGCTATTTCGACGAGGTCTTCGCCATCCCGGGAATGATCGGGGAGATCCAGAGACATCCGGCGGCGAGCGCCTGCGTCATCGCCTGCTTCGACGACACCGGCCTCGACGCAGTACGCTGCGTTGGCGAGATGCCGGTGGTTGGCATCGGCGAAGCGGCGTTTCACATGGCGAGCCTGATTGCCGGCAAGTTCAGCGTGGTGACGACGCTGTCGCGTTCGGTGCCGGCGATTGAGCACAATCTGGTGCGCTACGGCCTCGCCAGCCGCTGCGCCAGGGTGCGGGCAAGCGACGTTCCCGTTCTGGAGCTCGAAGTGCCCGGCTCCAACGCCCGCCATCGAATTTCGGAGGAGATCGAGCGCGCCATCCGCGACGACCGGGCCGAAGCGATTGTGCTGGGATGCGCCGGAATGGCCGACCTCGCCGCCGCGCTCAGCCGCGAACATGGCCTTCCCGTGCTCGACGGCGTCGCCTGCGCGGTAAAACTCTGCGAGAGCCTCGTCGGCCTTGGCCTGTCGACCTCGAAGCGCGGCGGCTACCAGGTTCCACTCGAAAAATCCTTCGCCGGAATCTTTGCGCCCTTTTCGCCCTCCGGCCGTGTATCCTGA
- the ppk2 gene encoding polyphosphate kinase 2, producing MSKKNRDRAAATISEPAEEAKSGGKKYAKELARLHVELAHLQAWVKKSGARIAIIFEGRDAAGKGGVIKRLTERVSPRVFRVVALPAPTDREKTQIYMQRYIQHLPAGGEIVIFDRSWYNRPGVERVMGFCSDKQARRFLEQAPTFETALVESGITLLKYFLDVSEEEQERRFRQRADDPLRQWKLSPMDVESYNRWWDYTRAYDEMIRATDTRHAPWWIVPSNDKKRARINCISHILSSIPYERVEFEKPNFSKRQKRPDNFVDDATPRNLVPDVF from the coding sequence ATGAGTAAGAAGAATAGAGACAGGGCGGCGGCTACGATATCCGAACCGGCGGAGGAAGCGAAATCGGGAGGAAAAAAATATGCGAAGGAACTCGCCCGGTTGCATGTTGAGCTTGCCCACCTTCAGGCCTGGGTGAAGAAGTCTGGTGCCCGCATCGCGATCATTTTCGAGGGCCGTGACGCCGCCGGGAAAGGCGGCGTGATCAAGCGCCTGACCGAGCGGGTCAGCCCACGAGTGTTCCGCGTCGTCGCCCTGCCGGCTCCGACCGATCGAGAGAAGACCCAGATCTACATGCAGCGCTACATCCAGCACCTGCCCGCCGGAGGCGAGATCGTGATATTCGACCGCTCCTGGTACAACCGTCCTGGCGTCGAACGCGTCATGGGTTTCTGCAGCGACAAGCAGGCGCGGCGCTTTCTCGAACAGGCACCGACGTTTGAAACCGCCCTGGTCGAAAGCGGCATAACGCTGCTCAAATACTTCCTCGATGTGAGTGAGGAAGAACAGGAGCGGCGTTTCCGACAGCGGGCCGACGACCCCCTTCGACAGTGGAAACTGAGCCCGATGGATGTCGAATCGTACAACCGCTGGTGGGATTACACCCGCGCTTACGACGAGATGATCCGTGCAACAGACACAAGGCATGCGCCCTGGTGGATTGTGCCGTCAAACGACAAGAAGCGCGCGCGCATCAACTGCATTTCGCACATTCTGAGCTCCATCCCCTATGAGCGCGTCGAGTTCGAAAAACCTAACTTCAGCAAACGCCAGAAGCGGCCCGACAACTTCGTGGACGATGCAACTCCGCGCAACCTGGTGCCGGACGTGTTCTGA
- a CDS encoding ABC transporter ATP-binding protein, translating into MTELLQIKAVTKRFGGLVAVNNVSFAVREREILSVIGPNGAGKSTLFKLISSFLNPTSGEVLFRGERISGLAPHIVARKGVVRTFQETTIFKGMTVRDNVIIAHHLRSNASLAGFYLGTNTARRDEDEFGRSADEIIDFLDLGAQRHEVASTLPHGHLRALGIAIGLATNPTVLLLDEPFAGMNHDETVRAVEMVRGVRKRGVTVLLVEHDMPAVMNISDRIVVLNFGVKIAEGTPKEIQENEKVIEAYLGAEDETIGF; encoded by the coding sequence ATGACCGAGCTTCTTCAGATCAAGGCCGTGACCAAACGCTTCGGCGGGCTGGTCGCGGTCAACAATGTTTCCTTCGCGGTCCGCGAACGCGAAATCCTCTCCGTCATCGGCCCCAACGGCGCCGGCAAGTCGACGCTGTTCAAGCTGATTTCCTCTTTCCTCAATCCGACCTCGGGCGAAGTGCTGTTCCGGGGAGAGCGGATTTCAGGCCTGGCGCCGCATATCGTCGCCCGGAAGGGCGTGGTGCGCACGTTCCAGGAGACGACGATCTTCAAGGGCATGACGGTGCGCGACAATGTCATCATCGCGCATCACCTGCGTTCCAATGCCAGCCTTGCCGGCTTCTATCTCGGCACGAACACCGCACGGCGCGACGAGGATGAATTCGGCCGCTCGGCCGACGAGATCATCGACTTCCTCGATCTCGGCGCGCAACGGCATGAGGTCGCCAGCACGCTGCCGCACGGCCATCTGCGCGCGCTCGGGATTGCCATCGGGCTCGCCACGAACCCGACCGTGCTTCTGCTCGACGAGCCCTTCGCCGGCATGAACCATGACGAAACCGTGCGCGCGGTGGAGATGGTGCGCGGCGTTCGGAAGCGCGGCGTGACTGTCCTGCTGGTCGAGCACGATATGCCCGCCGTCATGAACATTTCCGACCGCATCGTCGTCCTGAACTTCGGTGTGAAAATCGCCGAGGGAACGCCGAAGGAAATCCAGGAGAACGAAAAGGTCATCGAGGCCTATCTCGGCGCCGAAGATGAGACGATCGGATTTTAG
- a CDS encoding ABC transporter ATP-binding protein, translated as MGELLKVSEVELYYDHVYALKGVSLNVNEGETVALIGANGAGKSSILRAITGLKKVRSGEIHFQGLRIDGTRPDELVRMGIAMVPEGRRVFSYMTVRDNLMMGAFTRTDKAEIARTLDMVLGRFPRLKERYSQTAGTMSGGEQQMLVIGRALMAKPKLLLLDEPSLGVAPKLVQDIARSIVAINRDEKVSVLLVEQNSRMALRISQRAYALTTGKIALAGHSAELLGDDRVKKLYLGGEI; from the coding sequence ATGGGCGAACTGCTGAAAGTCTCCGAGGTCGAACTCTACTACGATCATGTCTATGCACTGAAGGGCGTGTCGCTCAACGTCAACGAGGGCGAGACCGTCGCGCTGATCGGCGCGAACGGCGCGGGCAAATCCTCGATCCTGCGCGCCATCACCGGCCTGAAGAAGGTCCGCAGCGGCGAGATTCATTTCCAGGGCCTCCGCATCGACGGAACGCGCCCGGACGAGCTGGTCAGGATGGGCATCGCCATGGTGCCGGAGGGTCGGCGCGTCTTTTCCTACATGACGGTGCGCGACAATCTGATGATGGGTGCCTTCACCCGCACTGACAAGGCCGAAATCGCCAGGACGCTGGACATGGTGCTCGGGCGATTTCCGCGCCTGAAGGAACGCTATTCCCAGACGGCGGGCACGATGAGCGGCGGCGAACAGCAGATGCTGGTGATCGGGCGGGCGCTGATGGCCAAACCGAAGCTTCTGCTGCTCGATGAACCCTCGCTCGGCGTCGCGCCGAAGCTCGTCCAGGACATCGCCCGCTCCATCGTGGCGATCAATCGCGACGAAAAGGTCAGCGTTCTCTTGGTCGAGCAGAATTCGCGCATGGCGCTGCGCATCTCGCAGCGCGCCTACGCACTGACGACCGGAAAGATCGCGCTGGCCGGACATTCGGCTGAGCTGCTTGGCGACGACCGGGTCAAGAAACTCTATCTCGGCGGCGAAATATGA
- a CDS encoding GntR family transcriptional regulator, with translation MDLLGPKTRDGDKPTMRWFPVYAGLRDAIVSHRLAPGTKLPEDELASIYSVSRAVIRAALQALSHDRLARLEPNRGAFVAQPTKQEAREVFEARALIEPKVAALAAEVAKPAEIAQLRLHLEKEHEALHAGRDSDAIMLSAKFHVGIAEIAGHSILTGFVKDLLSRSSLIIALYWRRRDTTCESHAHHALVDAIEKHDAKNASDLMRSHLIDLLSGLDLSLGEKKPESLSDILR, from the coding sequence ATGGACCTGCTTGGACCAAAGACACGGGATGGCGACAAGCCGACGATGCGCTGGTTTCCGGTCTATGCCGGCCTGCGCGACGCCATCGTCAGCCACCGCCTCGCACCGGGCACAAAGCTGCCCGAGGACGAACTCGCCTCGATCTATTCGGTGAGCCGCGCGGTGATACGCGCGGCGCTGCAGGCGCTGTCGCATGACCGCTTGGCTCGGCTCGAGCCGAACCGCGGCGCGTTCGTCGCCCAGCCGACCAAGCAGGAAGCGCGCGAGGTGTTCGAAGCGCGGGCGCTGATCGAGCCCAAGGTCGCGGCGCTTGCCGCCGAAGTGGCAAAGCCGGCCGAGATCGCCCAACTGCGGCTTCATCTCGAAAAAGAGCACGAGGCCCTGCATGCCGGCCGCGACAGCGACGCCATAATGCTGTCGGCAAAATTCCATGTCGGCATCGCCGAAATCGCCGGCCATTCGATCCTGACCGGCTTCGTCAAAGACCTGTTGTCGCGGTCGTCGCTGATCATCGCGCTCTACTGGCGCCGCCGCGACACCACCTGCGAAAGCCACGCCCATCACGCCCTCGTCGATGCCATCGAAAAGCACGACGCAAAAAACGCGTCCGACCTGATGCGAAGTCATCTCATCGACCTTCTGTCGGGCCTTGATCTGTCGCTTGGCGAGAAGAAGCCCGAGAGCCTGTCGGACATCTTGCGCTGA
- a CDS encoding branched-chain amino acid ABC transporter permease, giving the protein MEQVIANGLYLGAQYALIALGLTLIFALMNVLNFAHGQMYVLGGFVTYTVYGQLGMPFVVALVASGITLLVIGALVEKFLFRTVIRRSVREESTMLLAAAVAFFLDAVILLLFGEKQRGVPKIVNGVFVSDSLIMPYDRLLVGALAILFIASFVLFMQYSKPGRAMRALAQDRVAAQLMGVEVDRYSMIGFALGAMLAGIVGGLLVAITGVNSGIGGPISIKAFLMVMIGGAGVVSGAIAGGFILGMMESVGLTVLRQYGDVTYLVIFAALMVFLSIRPNGLMGKPWG; this is encoded by the coding sequence ATGGAACAAGTCATCGCCAACGGGCTTTATCTTGGCGCGCAATACGCCTTGATCGCGCTCGGTCTGACCCTGATCTTCGCGCTGATGAACGTGCTTAACTTTGCCCATGGGCAGATGTACGTTCTCGGCGGCTTCGTCACCTACACCGTCTATGGCCAGCTCGGCATGCCTTTCGTCGTCGCGCTCGTCGCGTCCGGGATCACGCTGCTGGTCATTGGAGCGCTGGTCGAGAAATTCCTTTTCAGAACGGTGATTAGGCGAAGCGTGCGGGAGGAAAGTACGATGCTTCTCGCGGCGGCGGTCGCATTCTTCCTCGACGCCGTGATCCTCCTCCTGTTCGGTGAAAAGCAGCGCGGCGTGCCGAAGATCGTCAACGGCGTCTTCGTCTCCGACAGCCTCATAATGCCTTACGACCGGCTGCTGGTCGGCGCACTCGCCATACTGTTCATCGCCTCCTTCGTGCTTTTCATGCAGTACAGCAAGCCGGGACGCGCCATGCGGGCGCTGGCGCAGGACCGGGTCGCGGCGCAGCTGATGGGCGTCGAGGTCGACCGCTATTCGATGATCGGCTTTGCGCTCGGCGCCATGCTTGCCGGCATAGTCGGCGGGCTGCTGGTCGCCATCACCGGCGTCAATTCGGGCATCGGCGGGCCGATCTCGATCAAGGCGTTCTTGATGGTGATGATCGGCGGGGCCGGCGTGGTCAGCGGAGCGATCGCCGGCGGCTTCATCCTCGGCATGATGGAATCGGTCGGCCTGACGGTGCTACGCCAATATGGCGACGTCACTTATCTCGTCATCTTCGCCGCGCTGATGGTGTTCCTGAGCATCCGCCCGAACGGGCTCATGGGCAAGCCGTGGGGATGA
- a CDS encoding SulP family inorganic anion transporter: protein MGLRLPVLTSLSGYQPGWVRSDVSAGLAVAAVGLPSAIAYPAIAGLPPETGIYASIAPLVAYAIFGPSRQLIVGPDAATMTVLAAVLVAVTASVPVGLEVDRTAIAAILALGVGLFCLAAWVLRLGVLATFLSRPILTGFFIGISLSILIGQIGRFTGVKIEAEGLLAPVLEVLRKAGSIHWPSLLLALGMFGLLQIARAMRFPVPGPVLVVVLSVVLSAVFDFEGRGIAVVGDIPTGLPSLSLPAIADLPIQTLALGAAAIFLVSYGAGIITARSFGAIGGYPVDPNRELIGFGAANIGAGLFGAFPVTASDSRTAVNLTVGGRSQVTSIVAAATLIATLLFLGPTLRIIPIPALGAILAATAISLIDLAALRQIWRISRMEFVFALIAMWGPIGLGVLNGVVIAIVATLVYVLRKLMFPRDAMLGRVPGHDGFYKLHRTPEARQVPGLAVCLIQGSLLFFNTDYVASRLRSIAEELTADTRWLLIDASAISQIDSSAAAMLEELCDELRNRGIRLGVAELHAEARDILVRAGVIERIGSDMVFDILEEAYHAFEAQA from the coding sequence GTGGGCTTGCGCCTTCCCGTGCTTACGAGCCTTTCCGGTTATCAACCGGGCTGGGTGCGGAGCGATGTCTCTGCCGGGCTTGCAGTTGCCGCGGTTGGGCTTCCCAGTGCTATCGCCTATCCTGCGATAGCGGGCCTGCCGCCTGAGACCGGCATCTACGCGAGCATCGCGCCGCTGGTTGCCTACGCGATCTTTGGCCCCTCGCGTCAGCTCATAGTCGGTCCGGACGCGGCTACGATGACGGTGCTTGCGGCGGTTTTGGTCGCGGTTACCGCGAGCGTGCCAGTCGGGCTCGAAGTGGACCGAACTGCGATCGCAGCAATCCTCGCGCTTGGCGTCGGTTTGTTTTGCCTGGCGGCGTGGGTGCTTCGGCTCGGCGTTCTTGCAACCTTCCTGTCGCGTCCCATCCTGACGGGGTTCTTCATCGGCATCTCGCTTTCGATCCTGATCGGCCAAATCGGTCGCTTCACCGGAGTCAAGATCGAGGCGGAAGGCCTGCTCGCACCGGTCCTCGAAGTTCTGCGCAAGGCCGGATCGATACATTGGCCGTCTCTTCTGCTGGCCTTGGGGATGTTCGGTTTGTTGCAGATCGCGCGGGCCATGCGTTTTCCGGTTCCCGGGCCAGTGCTGGTCGTGGTCCTCTCCGTAGTGCTTTCGGCCGTTTTCGACTTTGAAGGACGCGGCATCGCCGTAGTCGGCGATATTCCGACAGGGTTGCCCTCGTTGTCGTTGCCAGCGATCGCTGACCTTCCGATCCAGACATTGGCCCTCGGCGCCGCGGCGATCTTCCTCGTGAGCTACGGCGCCGGCATCATTACGGCCCGCAGCTTTGGGGCAATAGGCGGCTACCCGGTCGATCCAAACCGCGAACTCATCGGATTTGGCGCTGCGAACATAGGGGCGGGCCTTTTCGGCGCCTTCCCGGTGACGGCCTCCGACTCGCGCACGGCGGTCAACCTTACCGTTGGCGGACGCTCGCAGGTGACGAGCATCGTGGCTGCCGCGACCCTGATCGCGACACTGCTGTTTCTCGGTCCGACCCTAAGGATTATCCCGATCCCTGCGCTCGGGGCGATTCTTGCGGCTACTGCAATCAGCCTGATAGATCTCGCCGCCCTTAGGCAGATTTGGCGCATCAGCCGCATGGAGTTCGTCTTCGCCCTCATTGCGATGTGGGGTCCGATTGGTCTGGGCGTCCTTAACGGGGTTGTCATCGCGATCGTCGCGACGCTGGTCTATGTTTTGCGCAAGCTGATGTTTCCCCGCGACGCTATGCTCGGCCGTGTTCCAGGCCATGACGGTTTCTACAAACTGCATCGAACGCCCGAGGCCCGTCAGGTACCCGGCCTCGCCGTATGCCTCATTCAAGGCAGCCTGCTGTTCTTCAACACCGACTACGTCGCATCGCGGCTGCGGTCCATTGCCGAGGAATTGACGGCCGACACACGCTGGCTGCTGATTGATGCAAGTGCAATTTCCCAGATCGACAGCTCGGCAGCGGCAATGCTGGAGGAGCTATGTGACGAATTGCGCAATCGCGGGATCAGGCTTGGCGTAGCGGAGCTTCACGCCGAAGCGCGCGATATCCTTGTTCGCGCCGGCGTGATCGAGCGCATTGGCTCCGACATGGTCTTCGACATTCTCGAAGAGGCGTATCATGCGTTCGAGGCCCAAGCGTGA
- a CDS encoding histidine kinase yields the protein MANIKDTALDINAAPPSAEQLRMALLEEQMAEADKQEKLRARENQELTKFTESFLKDQVNENEIAMVRRLVMNAVKNGKYEALVYSFPSALCTDSGRAINSADPQWPETLQGKAKQLYERYQKNAKPQGYKLKAMVINFPGGMPGDIGFFLSWAPETK from the coding sequence ATGGCCAACATCAAAGACACAGCTTTAGACATAAATGCGGCGCCGCCGAGCGCTGAGCAACTGCGAATGGCTCTCCTAGAGGAGCAGATGGCGGAGGCAGACAAGCAGGAAAAGCTGCGGGCGCGAGAAAATCAGGAGCTCACGAAGTTCACAGAAAGTTTCCTCAAGGACCAGGTGAACGAGAATGAAATCGCGATGGTCCGCCGCCTGGTGATGAACGCTGTCAAGAACGGCAAGTACGAAGCACTAGTATATAGTTTTCCGTCGGCCCTTTGCACTGACAGCGGCCGAGCCATCAACAGCGCTGATCCGCAATGGCCCGAAACGCTCCAGGGCAAGGCCAAGCAGCTCTATGAGCGCTACCAGAAGAATGCGAAGCCGCAGGGTTACAAACTCAAGGCCATGGTTATTAACTTCCCAGGCGGAATGCCTGGTGACATCGGCTTCTTTCTCAGTTGGGCCCCGGAAACTAAATAG
- a CDS encoding CYTH and CHAD domain-containing protein, with amino-acid sequence MSEIELKFLLDELTSSELWGRAKALKLASGSPKTRTLRSIYLDTPEHALKKAGIALRLRRDGRRWIQTVKTRAELHGGLSQVGEVENPAPGGRLCLEAIPDAAVREEVVRRVSGAPLQPVCETVIRRSASELSLEDGTRAELAIDIGEIHAGGRSAELRELEIELIEGSLGGLFDIAHLLFPEGGLRFSRLSKAARGYLLAEQGWIDPPLAPRNAEDVALDRAQIAEQAARDVLRECLDQVATNVVVIRELDDPEGPHQLRIGLRRLRSAFSVCASVLKSPEMTRLSMEARWLGQEVGRLRDIDVVANNIVRREAEAHADEPGLPPLADALSRQAGGLRDHLRKVLPDARVQAFLIDLARFVEARGWLVPQDFGQTERLAAPVAELASQALGKRWKKVGKRARGLETLTVEQRHELRKELKKLRYAVEFFSPLYPAKRVDPFLKRLKKLQTVFGDLNDAAAVRAMLTGAEAPGAGDPAAQRAIGWVIGASQARAEFGWAGAKTLWGSLDETRPFWK; translated from the coding sequence ATGAGCGAGATCGAGCTAAAGTTTCTCCTCGACGAACTGACGTCGAGCGAGCTTTGGGGGCGCGCGAAGGCGCTGAAGCTGGCCAGCGGCAGCCCAAAAACGAGAACGCTCAGAAGCATCTATCTGGACACTCCCGAACACGCGCTGAAGAAGGCGGGGATCGCGCTCAGACTCCGGCGCGACGGGCGGCGATGGATACAGACTGTCAAGACCAGGGCCGAGCTGCATGGCGGCCTCTCGCAGGTTGGCGAGGTGGAGAACCCGGCTCCGGGTGGGCGGCTGTGTCTCGAAGCGATTCCGGACGCAGCAGTCCGAGAGGAGGTCGTTCGCCGCGTGAGTGGCGCGCCGCTTCAGCCGGTCTGCGAGACCGTGATCAGGCGTTCCGCCAGCGAGTTGTCCCTTGAGGACGGCACGCGTGCGGAACTGGCAATAGACATCGGCGAAATCCACGCCGGGGGGCGCTCGGCCGAGTTGCGTGAACTCGAGATCGAACTCATCGAGGGCAGCCTGGGCGGACTGTTCGACATTGCACATCTACTGTTTCCTGAGGGGGGCCTGAGGTTCTCCCGCCTTTCCAAGGCGGCGCGCGGCTATCTGCTCGCGGAACAGGGATGGATCGACCCGCCGCTCGCGCCCCGCAATGCCGAGGACGTTGCACTCGATCGGGCTCAGATCGCCGAGCAGGCGGCACGCGACGTCCTTCGCGAGTGCCTCGATCAGGTCGCCACGAATGTCGTGGTGATCCGGGAGCTGGACGATCCCGAAGGGCCGCACCAGTTGCGGATCGGCCTGCGCCGATTGCGAAGCGCGTTCTCTGTCTGCGCTTCCGTTCTGAAGAGCCCGGAAATGACGCGGCTCAGCATGGAAGCCCGCTGGCTTGGCCAGGAGGTCGGGCGTCTCAGGGATATCGATGTGGTGGCGAACAATATCGTACGGCGGGAGGCCGAGGCCCACGCGGATGAACCGGGTCTGCCGCCCCTTGCCGATGCTCTCTCGAGGCAGGCGGGGGGACTGCGCGATCACCTTCGCAAGGTTCTCCCCGACGCGCGCGTGCAGGCGTTCCTGATCGACCTGGCGCGTTTCGTGGAGGCGCGAGGCTGGCTCGTTCCTCAAGATTTTGGCCAGACCGAGCGGCTTGCAGCGCCGGTCGCGGAGTTGGCCAGCCAAGCGCTCGGCAAGCGCTGGAAGAAGGTTGGCAAGCGTGCACGCGGACTTGAGACACTGACAGTGGAGCAGCGCCACGAGTTGCGGAAGGAGCTAAAAAAATTGCGCTATGCGGTCGAGTTCTTCTCTCCCTTGTACCCGGCCAAGCGTGTCGATCCATTCCTGAAACGCTTGAAGAAACTTCAGACGGTCTTCGGCGATCTGAACGATGCGGCGGCCGTCAGAGCCATGTTGACGGGAGCGGAAGCGCCCGGCGCCGGCGATCCGGCCGCGCAACGCGCCATCGGATGGGTGATCGGAGCGAGTCAGGCGCGCGCCGAATTTGGCTGGGCTGGCGCAAAAACCTTGTGGGGAAGCCTCGACGAGACCCGCCCCTTCTGGAAGTGA
- a CDS encoding branched-chain amino acid ABC transporter permease, with product MKRTRNILAVAVFLLVVLVGVPWLIEATGRLDLYYTLTSVALLSIASAGVWVTFYIGRINIGQGAFALMGGYVSAILVVQYGVSFWLTLPLAGLFCAAASVLIGLPILRLRGVYFAMVTLVLTEVARLLALALPITNGAKGMVSIPLPGGISIFGLTILPDFATLANPRPAFYLVSVVLMVLCFAALYRLVHSRIGKLCQSLQQNEELASSIGVNIAYLRVIAYAISSFLGGLGGAMFVAISQSIYPSSFTVTDSVNFMLNCFLGGLGHVFGPMIGTFVLYFGWDFLFETGEFQLLIFSSVLIALMLFLPNGLLSLRLFGKKQG from the coding sequence ATGAAGCGTACACGCAACATCCTCGCCGTCGCTGTCTTCCTGCTGGTCGTACTCGTCGGCGTGCCCTGGCTGATCGAGGCGACCGGTCGGCTCGACCTCTACTACACGCTGACCTCGGTCGCGCTGCTCAGCATCGCCAGCGCCGGGGTGTGGGTGACTTTCTACATCGGCCGCATCAATATCGGCCAGGGCGCCTTCGCGCTTATGGGCGGCTATGTTTCGGCCATTCTTGTCGTCCAGTACGGTGTGTCGTTCTGGCTGACACTGCCGCTGGCTGGGCTATTCTGCGCCGCTGCAAGCGTGCTGATCGGACTGCCCATCCTCAGGCTTCGCGGCGTCTATTTCGCCATGGTCACGCTGGTTTTGACCGAAGTGGCGCGGCTGCTCGCGCTGGCACTGCCGATCACCAACGGAGCCAAGGGTATGGTCAGCATTCCGCTCCCCGGCGGCATCTCGATCTTCGGGCTGACCATCCTTCCAGATTTCGCGACGCTCGCCAATCCGCGTCCCGCCTTCTATCTGGTGTCGGTTGTGCTAATGGTGCTGTGCTTTGCGGCGCTCTACCGCCTAGTCCATTCGCGCATCGGCAAACTCTGCCAGTCGTTGCAGCAGAACGAGGAACTGGCCTCCTCGATCGGCGTCAACATCGCCTATCTGCGCGTTATCGCCTACGCCATCTCCTCATTCCTCGGCGGTCTCGGCGGTGCGATGTTCGTCGCCATCTCGCAGTCGATCTATCCGTCGAGCTTCACCGTCACCGACTCGGTGAACTTCATGCTGAACTGCTTCCTCGGCGGGCTCGGCCACGTCTTCGGGCCGATGATCGGCACCTTCGTGCTCTATTTCGGCTGGGATTTCCTGTTCGAGACCGGCGAGTTCCAGTTGCTGATCTTCTCTTCGGTGCTGATCGCGCTGATGCTGTTCCTTCCCAACGGCCTGCTCAGCCTCAGGCTGTTCGGCAAGAAGCAGGGCTAG